The sequence GTAATTTCAAATTGCAATGGCAAGAGACTGATCATGATTGATTGGTGGAGTATAAAGTGGAATAATAGATTGGGATAAAGGATTTTTATTCCGGGAAAAGACATTCTAAAGTAACACTATGTGCACAACAAACTTTCTAATGTGAAAATGGCATCAGATTATAAACTAGTATTAATGGAGAAACTGATTCAAATCCATAAAACTATTCCAGAGCTTATGTGCACAAAGACTATCCAAAAGCAAAAGCAGAAAACTTtaaccatttttaaaaataaaacaaaagcacccatcaacaaaaacccaatataTTCATTACTCAATGAAGAAATTATACGAAACAAACCTCGCTAAAGCAGGCAACTTTGGCTTCTTCGATCCAGGCTCGTGCTCTGCATCATCCTCTACAACCTGCTCATACCCTCTCTTGTCCACTCTATTGCTTCTTGAACTTTCCATATATTCCAAATTTAGAAACCCAATAAGAttgtttgttagtttgttaCCAAGAAGCTTCACAGAAGAAGCAACAACACCAACTCTAAGCCTCAaatatcaaacccaaaaaacaaaaagctgcTTTTTATGGAAATTTCTGGATCTGGGTAGTGAATGAAAGATCTATTGGTTGAGTCCATTAAGACGGATCTAAATAAAggtttttctcattattttattataaaaaaattgaagtatatatatttaaattatatatgtgcGTGTATGGAGGGTATATAATTGAAGATCACAGCTGTATTAGTGTGTATTGCATCGCGTGAGTGCATGTTACGTTGAAAGTTGAAAGCGcgttttttggtttctttttatGGGACTCATGAGAGTCATGTAAGAACCTATTTGCTTTGATATATTTTGACTGTCTTTTTCCTATAAAGAAAGTCAAATGGCTGACAGTTTAGTTGAGTTCCAACCGACAGTAACGACCCCACGTATCTGATTTCTTGACGTTAGTGTTCGGCTTAGGATATCATAgtttgcttctcaaaaaaaggatATCATAGTTCAGTTCCTGTTTGGATAGTATGAAAATGTACCATTGGCCTTGGATGTTAGTCTGGGTCCGATCACAAAAGTGCTTTAAGAGCCTCAAACTGTTCTGTTTTTAGTACAATTTGAATTGCCAAACATTTGATAATTTCCAAAAAGCTAAAGAGTTTTGAAGTGGTCGTTCAAACTAAAAACAACTTTAATACTGATTACTAAAGCTGAAGTTAAGAACTTTATGTGAAAAAACTCTACAATTCAATATTCATGTTTTATAAATTctgaattttaaaaacattgttCACTATAATTAACGCTAATAAGAGCCTTTCGGTTAAAGCTCCATATTGCAAAATCTCTACTATTAAAGCTCTACTTCTAATAGCAATACCAAACAGACACTAAACATATGGTGCTAGAAATTTGATCAATGTCACTCTTAGAGCCTCATTGAGTAAgtataatgataataatatttaaaggcTTCTCAGACTTAAATATTCATGAGACTTACTGTGAGAGTTTCGAATGGGTAAGGACAGGATGACGGATGTGATGAATGTGTCACACATATTCAATATAAaggattttgaagaaaaataatttaccTAATTGATGATGGAAGTCATCATTCTTCTGCGTAATAAAAAGATTCATAATTCTGTATGCATCTGATATTTAAACATCAAGTTCTCCAAGTGGAAGCCAATTTGGTTGAACTGGTTAAATATCAGCTGAAATTACATACACATGACAAACAGTCTGAAATTGTGTTCCTAACCAGCAAGGAAATGCTTGTAACAAGTAATGCATTTCCAGATACATCATATCTGCATGTAGTAGTAAATGGTAGAGCTGAGAGATCCATTACAAcatcatttataatttaatgaTTGGCATACATGTCATCTGAGAGAGAGTATCTGCCTCAACAAGGTGTCAACTAGCACTTGGCTTGCCTGCTTGTATAATAACCACGGATAGAACGATTCACTACATCTGAAAAGATTATACCAAATTTTACAGTCCTATTCCCCTTCCCAACCCATTTGACGGGCTCTAAGCTCCCACAATGAAGTCACCTTTCTCTCCTTGATCAGCAGTGCCTCAGACCGCTCTCTGGCCTCCTCACAGGTTTCAGTGGCAGCATTGCATTTTTCTGCCTCCCTCTGGTACTGGGAAGCCGCCCTTTTAGCTTCAGCAAAGGTAATGTTCATATGGCGAACACGCTCCTCAGAAACAGCCTCTTGCAGTTTCAACTCCTCTGTTAGAAGGTCCACAAATTGCTTCTCCATCTCCTGCTTGAGATCTGGGTCATTACCTCCACAATCTGTTCATCAGCACAATGAACATCACATAAATGAGCAAATAACTAGAAAGATGAACCATAGGGCAAAGCAAGAGTTAAGGCTTTCCAGATGGTAGAAGCAGGAAGCATTTGGTGGCTAAGAATGTCATGACAAAACCTAAATTGATCCTCATGCAAAGGTTATAAATTAGGCCCCAACGGGCCAACAACCAGAAGAAttccctaaaatttttattctgATTGTGGCATAATTTAAGGTATGTTATAAAAAGGTACTTtagattttatactttt is a genomic window of Quercus lobata isolate SW786 chromosome 2, ValleyOak3.0 Primary Assembly, whole genome shotgun sequence containing:
- the LOC115977220 gene encoding uncharacterized protein LOC115977220, which translates into the protein MSRRSTTCLRCCLVVFAVVSALAVCGPALYWRLKESLKLGGSSKPSCPLCTCECPPPLSLLKIAPGLANLSVTDCGGNDPDLKQEMEKQFVDLLTEELKLQEAVSEERVRHMNITFAEAKRAASQYQREAEKCNAATETCEEARERSEALLIKERKVTSLWELRARQMGWEGE